From Verrucomicrobiota bacterium, one genomic window encodes:
- the queE gene encoding 7-carboxy-7-deazaguanine synthase QueE: MDDALNKTLTVNEIFRSIQGESTWAGLPCTFVRLTFCDLRCSYCDTTYAFYRGEKTSLAAILERVQRFGVRLVEITGGEPLLQKNVHLLMTALCDRGCQVLLETSGAHDISRVDARVHRIMDLKTPGSGEVHRNRLDNIAHLTQRDEVKFVIGSREDYLWSKRMVEEYTLAQRCRCVLFSPVFDRIEPRRIVEWLLEDGLPVRFQLQLHKFIWAPDTQGV; this comes from the coding sequence GTGGACGACGCGTTAAACAAGACTTTGACGGTAAACGAGATCTTTCGGTCCATTCAGGGCGAAAGCACCTGGGCCGGCTTGCCCTGCACCTTCGTGCGTCTGACGTTCTGCGACCTGCGTTGTTCCTACTGTGACACGACTTACGCGTTCTACCGCGGCGAGAAAACCTCACTGGCTGCGATTCTGGAACGGGTCCAACGGTTCGGGGTCAGGCTTGTGGAAATCACCGGGGGCGAACCGCTGCTTCAGAAAAACGTGCATCTGCTCATGACTGCGCTCTGCGACCGTGGCTGCCAGGTCTTGCTTGAGACCAGCGGAGCACACGACATTTCCCGTGTCGACGCGCGGGTGCACCGCATCATGGACCTGAAAACCCCGGGGAGCGGGGAGGTCCACCGTAACCGGTTGGACAACATCGCGCACCTCACCCAGCGGGACGAGGTGAAGTTTGTGATTGGTTCACGTGAGGATTACCTGTGGTCCAAACGGATGGTTGAGGAATATACCCTCGCGCAACGCTGCCGGTGCGTGTTGTTCTCGCCTGTTTTTGATCGCATTGAGCCGCGCCGGATCGTTGAATGGCTGCTTGAGGACGGGCTGCCGGTGCGCTTTCAGTTGCAGCTGCACAAGTTCATCTGGGCTCCGGACACACAAGGAGTATGA
- the queD gene encoding 6-carboxytetrahydropterin synthase QueD yields MRARLTKIFHFEASHVLPQVPAGHKCGRMHGHSFKVEVSIEGAVNPATGWIYDHAVISEAMKPLVERLDHACLNDIPGLENPTIELMAAWFWDKLAGPCPGLCEIVIYETPAARCVYRGD; encoded by the coding sequence ATGAGAGCGCGGCTTACGAAGATCTTTCATTTCGAAGCGTCACACGTTCTTCCGCAGGTTCCTGCCGGTCACAAATGCGGCAGAATGCACGGCCACAGCTTCAAGGTGGAAGTGAGCATCGAGGGCGCTGTAAACCCTGCGACCGGCTGGATTTACGACCATGCGGTCATTTCCGAGGCGATGAAACCGTTGGTTGAACGGCTCGATCACGCCTGTCTCAATGATATTCCCGGCCTGGAGAATCCCACGATCGAACTGATGGCAGCCTGGTTTTGGGACAAGCTTGCCGGCCCATGCCCCGGGCTCTGCGAGATCGTCATTTACGAAACGCCCGCGGCACGATGCGTGTACCGGGGCGACTAA
- the gspG gene encoding type II secretion system major pseudopilin GspG: MEIMLVVAIIAVIAGGVIIKMSGALDVAKIQRAEQDIANIYSALKLYEARNNQMPDQGQALEALVNPPSTGTAPPNWVRLMDSLPVDPWGTPYQYRNPGKRDPSGVDVFSFGPDRKESGDDIYRRVQ; encoded by the coding sequence ATGGAAATCATGCTCGTCGTCGCGATTATCGCGGTGATCGCCGGCGGCGTGATCATTAAGATGTCGGGTGCGCTCGACGTCGCGAAAATCCAGCGGGCAGAACAAGACATCGCCAACATTTACAGCGCCTTGAAACTGTACGAGGCCCGCAACAACCAGATGCCGGACCAAGGCCAGGCTCTGGAGGCGTTGGTCAACCCGCCCAGTACCGGCACAGCCCCCCCTAATTGGGTCCGGTTGATGGACAGCCTGCCTGTGGACCCCTGGGGTACGCCTTATCAATACCGCAACCCGGGCAAGAGAGACCCATCCGGGGTAGACGTCTTTTCGTTCGGGCCGGATCGTAAAGAGAGCGGCGACGACATTTATCGCCGCGTGCAATAG
- a CDS encoding prepilin-type N-terminal cleavage/methylation domain-containing protein, with translation MPSARRQPLSRRRLPRAGFTLLEVCVVLFIVAVIFVVAAVPATHLFNEEKLLAPVRQLQSCAKAARLRAMTSHQTCVILFGDNGYELALSDPVTAHPTVVRGYQLPPNVDLRCQAPADTEFHSVADLHWYFAPNGLCEPLKFLLQQGKSWVRFRVDPLTARVQDQESFID, from the coding sequence ATGCCGTCTGCCCGCCGCCAACCACTCTCCCGAAGACGTCTGCCGCGAGCCGGATTTACCCTGCTTGAGGTATGCGTGGTGCTGTTCATCGTTGCGGTGATCTTTGTGGTCGCTGCCGTGCCGGCCACCCACCTTTTTAACGAGGAGAAACTTCTCGCGCCGGTTCGCCAGCTCCAAAGCTGCGCCAAGGCCGCCCGGCTGCGGGCGATGACCAGCCACCAGACCTGCGTGATCCTGTTCGGCGACAACGGTTATGAACTCGCGCTGAGTGATCCGGTTACGGCACATCCCACCGTCGTGCGAGGGTACCAGCTGCCGCCCAACGTCGACTTGCGGTGCCAGGCCCCCGCCGATACGGAATTTCATTCGGTCGCCGATCTGCACTGGTACTTCGCCCCGAACGGCCTGTGTGAACCACTCAAGTTCCTGCTCCAGCAAGGCAAAAGCTGGGTTCGCTTTCGTGTTGACCCGCTGACGGCCCGCGTCCAGGATCAGGAAAGCTTTATCGATTAA
- a CDS encoding methyltransferase domain-containing protein gives MSGWDPDLYLRFEAYRTRAAADLLSRVELEEPRFVVDLGCGPGNSTALLAKRWPSAAITGVDNSAAMLGRARAAYPGINWIQADLAGWRPPDRQDFIFANASLQWVPDHRPLLQGFCNSLRTGGVLAFQVPSIHHQPAAEVYHRLADTPPWRAFRVPDERLTVETPSFYHDVLASWCRHVEIWETVYHHLLENHEQMVLWYRSTGLRPFLENLPDEAARSAFIGELVNRYRARFPALADGQVLFPFHRLFVLATR, from the coding sequence GTGAGCGGCTGGGATCCGGACCTGTACCTTCGCTTCGAGGCTTACCGCACCCGCGCGGCCGCCGATCTTTTAAGCCGGGTTGAACTTGAGGAACCCCGCTTCGTCGTGGATCTGGGTTGCGGCCCCGGCAACAGCACGGCCCTGCTCGCAAAACGCTGGCCGTCGGCCGCCATCACGGGCGTCGACAACTCGGCTGCGATGCTCGGGCGCGCCCGTGCGGCCTATCCGGGGATTAACTGGATCCAGGCCGACCTCGCCGGCTGGCGCCCGCCGGACCGTCAGGATTTCATTTTCGCAAATGCCTCCCTTCAATGGGTGCCGGATCACCGTCCGCTCCTGCAGGGCTTCTGTAACTCGCTGCGTACCGGCGGCGTCCTCGCTTTCCAGGTGCCTTCCATCCACCACCAACCGGCGGCGGAAGTCTATCACCGGTTGGCCGATACCCCGCCGTGGCGTGCCTTCCGTGTCCCCGATGAACGGCTGACCGTCGAGACCCCCTCCTTCTACCACGACGTTCTGGCATCCTGGTGCCGTCACGTCGAGATCTGGGAAACGGTCTACCACCACCTGCTCGAGAACCATGAGCAGATGGTGCTCTGGTACCGGAGTACCGGCCTGCGCCCCTTCCTGGAGAACCTGCCGGATGAAGCCGCGCGCTCAGCTTTTATCGGCGAACTGGTCAACCGTTACCGTGCACGTTTTCCCGCGCTGGCCGACGGGCAAGTCCTGTTTCCCTTTCACCGCCTCTTTGTGCTCGCCACCCGGTAA
- a CDS encoding transglutaminase family protein — translation MRVQISNVMRYRYVKAVSFSPQTVRLLPRTDQALVTHRLQTIVNLPADVQYRRDLFDNLIAKCVLQSPGSLLEIGVQLELEIGPRNPFHFLLAGHAVEFPFKYSEDERQVLGPFRTVRPEDDANTDEIWSLNGKHGTVEMLLDVLRTFHRGIAYEVRPEGQARSPKEVLELRCGACRDTALLCAVLLRKLGLAVRLVSGFFCEFEVEVADRRAERGLHAWIEVYLPGAGWVGLDPTNGFFCDERFIPTAVGVNMIDVAAIEGSYYGQERVACVFDAQLDIQLVTESNLTTLAHRVETNLAGAGLQLTMGGEPTFIPQKAEGPEWSYAAVGPEKLEYAYRFANIIAEKVWPESMVLYTPGKIYPGEVNPRWAINVIRMDHPAAAGSLPERACSGESPALPQEEIERFRQTIGDALGVSGPWLPAVDPHAGPDDRPHAWVLPLDHTGDAWTGENWGVPKLTLTAADGPAGLRLPFGDLPSTIRKRALVIEPQGGSLAIFLPPLLPEPFAGLLQIISRAAPVPVRWQGYIPPDLPASWSVISFAADPGVLEVNLPPCPTWVEYRQWLERLQEIAVELGLTTARPGSIPAGTGGGNHLLFGGPSLEENPFFTRPVWLASILRYWQHHPALAYLFTGQYVGPSSQAPRPDESGKLLLDLELAYRQLENLESGDRRQEIHELVRHLHTDLSGNTHRSEISFDKFWQFPSGARGLLEFRALESLPHPEWSSAIALLWRALFCYLHDRPFRAPLEDWGYRLHDQYLLPAFLWQDLTGVLSDLAQYGIAFDPHIFREIWRWRFPILLEPDSTMTMRRALEAWALLAEVPTAGGNTSRFVDGSMERWEAVAQTDWVNQHVLYVNHREIAFRKLDARDMVAAFRFRKSALYPSLHMRLAVQLPLELAVVSREDQRIVKAWRYDGSAAHEVPPEEASVRPGRPAEAAAPGAYTYDLRIEESLFG, via the coding sequence ATGCGAGTCCAGATCTCGAACGTGATGCGGTACCGGTACGTAAAAGCGGTAAGTTTTTCACCGCAAACCGTCCGGTTGTTGCCAAGGACGGACCAGGCGCTCGTGACGCACCGGCTTCAGACGATCGTGAACCTGCCTGCCGACGTCCAGTACCGGCGGGATCTCTTTGATAATCTGATCGCGAAATGCGTTCTGCAGAGCCCGGGTTCATTGCTCGAAATCGGTGTGCAGCTCGAACTGGAAATCGGGCCGCGCAATCCTTTTCATTTTCTGCTGGCCGGCCATGCCGTTGAGTTCCCGTTCAAATACAGTGAAGACGAGAGGCAGGTGCTGGGCCCTTTCCGGACGGTCAGGCCGGAGGACGACGCCAACACGGATGAGATCTGGTCGTTAAACGGCAAACACGGCACGGTGGAAATGCTGCTGGACGTGTTGCGTACGTTCCATCGCGGGATCGCCTATGAAGTGCGTCCCGAGGGGCAGGCCAGGTCTCCGAAGGAAGTCCTCGAGCTGAGGTGCGGGGCCTGCCGGGATACCGCGCTGCTCTGTGCGGTGCTGCTCCGCAAACTGGGCCTGGCGGTGCGGCTGGTCAGCGGGTTTTTTTGCGAATTCGAGGTCGAGGTGGCCGACCGGCGTGCCGAACGCGGCCTGCACGCCTGGATTGAGGTCTACCTGCCGGGCGCAGGCTGGGTCGGGCTGGATCCTACCAATGGATTTTTCTGCGATGAACGCTTCATTCCGACCGCGGTAGGCGTCAATATGATCGATGTGGCGGCCATCGAAGGCAGTTATTACGGCCAAGAACGGGTTGCGTGCGTGTTTGATGCCCAACTGGACATACAATTGGTTACCGAATCGAATCTGACAACGCTTGCGCACCGGGTCGAGACCAACCTCGCAGGGGCCGGCCTTCAACTTACCATGGGCGGAGAACCGACCTTCATTCCGCAAAAGGCTGAAGGCCCGGAATGGTCGTACGCAGCGGTCGGACCGGAAAAGTTGGAGTACGCGTACCGGTTTGCGAACATCATCGCGGAGAAGGTATGGCCGGAATCGATGGTCCTTTACACGCCTGGAAAGATTTACCCGGGCGAGGTCAATCCGCGTTGGGCGATCAACGTGATCCGTATGGACCATCCGGCGGCCGCAGGATCGTTGCCTGAACGGGCCTGTTCCGGGGAGTCTCCGGCATTACCCCAGGAGGAGATCGAGCGGTTCCGCCAAACGATCGGCGATGCCCTGGGCGTAAGCGGACCCTGGCTGCCGGCGGTGGATCCGCACGCCGGGCCGGACGACCGTCCGCACGCCTGGGTTCTACCCCTCGATCACACCGGCGACGCGTGGACGGGTGAAAACTGGGGTGTGCCGAAGCTGACGTTAACGGCGGCGGATGGACCGGCAGGGTTGCGCCTTCCTTTCGGCGACTTGCCTTCCACGATCAGAAAGCGTGCCCTGGTCATCGAGCCGCAAGGCGGAAGCCTGGCGATTTTTCTGCCCCCGCTGCTGCCCGAACCTTTTGCGGGCTTGCTACAAATCATCAGCCGCGCGGCACCCGTCCCGGTCCGTTGGCAAGGCTACATACCTCCCGATCTGCCGGCTTCCTGGTCAGTCATCTCGTTTGCGGCTGATCCCGGCGTCCTCGAAGTGAATTTGCCGCCCTGTCCGACGTGGGTTGAGTACCGGCAGTGGTTGGAACGGCTGCAGGAAATTGCCGTTGAACTCGGTTTGACGACGGCACGCCCGGGCAGCATCCCTGCAGGCACCGGGGGCGGCAACCACCTTCTCTTCGGCGGGCCCTCCCTCGAGGAGAATCCGTTCTTTACGCGGCCGGTCTGGCTGGCCTCCATCCTTCGTTATTGGCAGCATCACCCCGCGTTAGCTTACCTGTTCACGGGCCAATACGTCGGTCCCTCATCCCAGGCGCCGCGTCCCGACGAAAGCGGAAAGCTGCTGCTGGACCTGGAACTCGCCTACCGCCAGCTCGAAAACCTGGAAAGCGGTGATCGGCGCCAGGAAATTCACGAACTGGTGCGCCACCTGCATACGGACCTTTCCGGCAACACGCATCGAAGCGAGATAAGCTTCGACAAATTCTGGCAGTTTCCGTCCGGGGCGCGCGGCCTGCTGGAGTTCCGTGCCCTGGAAAGTCTGCCCCATCCCGAGTGGTCGTCGGCCATCGCCCTGCTTTGGCGTGCCCTTTTCTGCTACCTCCATGACCGGCCATTCCGGGCGCCGCTGGAAGATTGGGGTTACCGCTTGCACGACCAGTACCTCTTGCCCGCCTTCCTGTGGCAGGATCTCACCGGCGTCTTGAGCGACCTTGCCCAGTACGGCATCGCATTTGATCCGCACATTTTCCGAGAGATCTGGCGGTGGCGCTTTCCGATTCTGCTGGAACCGGACTCGACGATGACGATGCGCAGGGCGCTCGAAGCATGGGCGCTGCTGGCCGAGGTTCCGACTGCAGGGGGTAACACAAGCCGCTTTGTCGACGGGTCAATGGAGCGGTGGGAAGCGGTGGCTCAAACCGACTGGGTCAACCAGCACGTCCTCTATGTGAATCACCGTGAAATCGCGTTCCGAAAGCTGGACGCGCGCGACATGGTCGCCGCGTTTCGGTTCCGCAAGTCAGCGCTCTACCCTTCCTTGCACATGCGTCTGGCCGTGCAATTACCGCTGGAGTTGGCGGTGGTGTCTCGCGAAGACCAACGGATCGTGAAAGCCTGGCGGTACGACGGTTCGGCGGCCCACGAAGTCCCGCCGGAAGAAGCTTCCGTCCGGCCCGGGCGGCCGGCGGAAGCGGCTGCACCCGGGGCTTACACTTACGACTTGCGGATTGAGGAGTCGCTCTTCGGGTAA
- a CDS encoding transglutaminase family protein, giving the protein MRFRVTHVTDYRYTAPVAEAHLELRLTPPQRENQRLESHRIQLQPDARSSSYKDYFGNETSVVSVPYRHSRLTVRSEAVVETLPARLPAAGLEIPIQEARQILTHALPFTYDYLQPTGMVKIGRDATQWARRYLGGNAALGPGLEALNHAIYAQFKYHSGSTEFSTDLGRIWKQRAGVCQDFAHVMLSVTRTAGLPSRYVCGYIETTPPSEAAKGRVWLVGSVATHAWVEILVPGQTWVALDPTNDRWCGEQHIAVSFGRDAREASPIRGTFKSSGRQVLKVRVKVKRLFR; this is encoded by the coding sequence ATGCGCTTTCGGGTGACTCACGTGACCGACTATCGATACACCGCACCGGTTGCTGAAGCGCACCTCGAACTGCGGCTGACGCCGCCCCAACGGGAGAACCAGCGGCTCGAGTCCCACCGGATCCAGCTGCAACCGGACGCAAGGTCTTCCAGTTACAAGGATTACTTTGGAAATGAGACCAGCGTGGTTTCCGTTCCTTACCGGCACTCGCGACTGACGGTGAGGAGCGAAGCCGTGGTCGAGACCCTCCCGGCCCGGCTCCCCGCCGCCGGCCTGGAAATCCCGATCCAGGAGGCGCGGCAGATTCTGACGCACGCCCTGCCGTTCACGTATGACTACCTGCAGCCGACCGGCATGGTGAAGATCGGTCGTGACGCAACGCAGTGGGCAAGACGCTACCTGGGCGGTAACGCCGCGCTCGGCCCAGGGTTAGAAGCGCTTAACCACGCAATTTACGCCCAGTTCAAGTACCACTCAGGATCGACCGAGTTTTCGACCGACCTCGGCAGGATCTGGAAACAGCGCGCGGGCGTCTGCCAGGATTTTGCACACGTGATGCTCAGCGTGACGAGGACCGCGGGGCTTCCGTCGCGGTACGTGTGCGGCTACATCGAAACGACCCCGCCGAGCGAAGCGGCCAAAGGACGGGTCTGGCTGGTGGGATCGGTCGCCACGCACGCCTGGGTTGAAATCCTTGTCCCGGGCCAGACCTGGGTGGCATTAGACCCGACGAACGACCGGTGGTGCGGCGAGCAGCACATCGCGGTGTCGTTCGGCCGCGACGCGCGCGAGGCATCGCCGATCCGCGGCACGTTCAAGAGCTCGGGCCGGCAAGTGCTGAAGGTACGCGTCAAGGTGAAAAGGCTGTTCCGGTGA
- a CDS encoding circularly permuted type 2 ATP-grasp protein: MGVDGKPRAVYQLLLERVPTAANLRELQDRLDATMRELGMTFEVPGSGLKNTWFCDLLPQIFTEEEWGLIVRGFQQRVRAFEALLQDLYGPREILREGVLPIPLVLGSPHYQHAATGLKPTHGAYLHLSGLCLARDQEGRLVVKSHYFSHPSGLSYMIQNRRLLARVVPELFQDYSVASIADVPTQILIRLRSVAPRPDPAAVLLTPGTGSAVYSEHSFLARRMGIPLVQGNDLVVLNDALFLKTVSGLERVDVIYSRLADPWLDPLVFRVDSRAGVAGLVNCLRQGNLAMINSVGAQLADDRGFLHFSNAIIRYYLGEWPLLPTLSTYWLGDLDQREMVLDNLDRFQVRTLVGEKTMTPSLHETTLLEVRRAPHLYVAQPLMDTVETLCFANGRRVRRSQDHLIYGVQTANGFHVFDGALTRVAASESGRTESEHGGGGKDTWVLREEPSTELGPGAFHRSKLLPSRLVTSRVAEAFYWMGRYLERALDVSRIITVIETLEMEELTSAERKLYRPVWDRLLPPLDLPGRRGRRTIGNVAERYRMMLDARDAGSVSGMVGISLMNAETLREVISPEAWSPLVALRVFSDRNRWRERASEQLARRSIRRSAEAVTGLIPQFFATAQQSMLLDDGWRFCELGQYVERSVASANASTSIVRSLAERSERSGGLPPVEIELSAFLRLIGCRDAYRRIYQLRSEPAPVQELIWQNREMPKSVIFCLERCASLVEASLPRASRAAQVTLEFIENLVQRIRGIDWYRYFPQGSEAEIRVARRAELAELRELVYDLLSSVRELHVIISDNFLSHQSTVANQETIVS, translated from the coding sequence ATGGGTGTAGATGGCAAGCCGCGGGCGGTTTACCAACTGCTCCTTGAGCGGGTGCCCACCGCCGCCAACCTGCGGGAACTCCAGGACCGGTTAGACGCGACGATGCGCGAACTGGGCATGACGTTTGAGGTGCCCGGAAGCGGCCTTAAGAATACGTGGTTCTGCGACCTGCTGCCCCAGATCTTCACCGAAGAGGAGTGGGGCCTGATCGTGCGCGGGTTTCAACAACGGGTGCGGGCGTTTGAGGCGCTGTTGCAGGACCTCTACGGGCCGCGTGAAATTCTGCGCGAAGGCGTGCTGCCGATCCCGCTGGTGCTCGGCAGCCCGCATTACCAGCACGCGGCGACCGGCTTGAAGCCGACCCACGGCGCCTACCTGCACCTGAGCGGATTGTGTCTGGCGCGCGATCAGGAGGGCCGCCTGGTCGTCAAAAGCCACTATTTCAGCCATCCCTCGGGTCTTTCCTACATGATCCAGAACCGGCGCCTGCTCGCGCGAGTTGTCCCGGAACTCTTTCAGGATTACTCGGTCGCGTCCATCGCGGATGTCCCGACGCAGATCCTGATCCGGCTACGAAGCGTGGCGCCCCGGCCTGATCCTGCAGCCGTGCTGCTTACCCCCGGTACCGGCAGCGCCGTCTACTCCGAGCACAGCTTCCTGGCGCGCCGCATGGGCATTCCCCTGGTGCAGGGTAACGACCTGGTGGTGCTTAATGATGCCCTCTTTCTGAAAACGGTTTCCGGGCTGGAACGCGTTGACGTGATCTACAGCCGTCTGGCCGACCCGTGGCTGGACCCGCTGGTCTTTCGGGTGGATAGCCGGGCGGGCGTGGCCGGTCTGGTCAATTGCCTTCGGCAAGGCAACCTGGCGATGATCAACAGCGTCGGGGCGCAGTTGGCCGACGACCGGGGCTTCCTCCATTTCTCGAACGCGATTATTCGCTACTACCTTGGTGAGTGGCCGCTCCTCCCCACCCTGTCGACGTATTGGCTGGGCGACCTGGACCAGCGGGAAATGGTGCTGGACAACCTTGATCGGTTCCAGGTTCGGACGCTGGTCGGCGAGAAGACCATGACCCCCAGCCTGCACGAGACGACGCTTCTGGAAGTCCGGCGCGCCCCTCACCTGTACGTGGCGCAACCGCTGATGGACACCGTCGAGACGCTCTGTTTTGCGAACGGGCGGCGGGTTCGCCGGAGCCAGGATCACCTGATCTACGGTGTCCAGACTGCGAACGGCTTCCACGTCTTTGACGGCGCGCTGACGCGGGTGGCGGCGAGCGAGTCCGGCCGCACGGAAAGTGAGCATGGCGGCGGCGGCAAGGACACGTGGGTTTTGCGGGAAGAACCGTCGACCGAACTGGGGCCCGGCGCGTTTCACCGGTCAAAGCTATTGCCGAGCCGCCTGGTAACCAGCCGTGTAGCCGAAGCGTTCTACTGGATGGGCCGCTACCTTGAGCGCGCCTTGGACGTCTCCAGGATCATCACCGTGATCGAAACGCTCGAGATGGAGGAACTGACCTCGGCGGAACGCAAACTCTACCGTCCGGTTTGGGACCGGCTCCTGCCGCCGCTCGATCTCCCCGGGCGGCGCGGCCGGCGCACCATCGGCAACGTGGCCGAACGTTACCGGATGATGCTCGACGCCCGCGATGCCGGTTCGGTCAGCGGGATGGTCGGAATAAGCTTGATGAACGCGGAAACCCTGCGCGAAGTGATCAGCCCTGAGGCTTGGTCGCCTTTGGTGGCTCTGCGCGTTTTCTCGGATCGCAACCGTTGGCGCGAACGGGCCAGTGAGCAACTGGCGCGGCGGAGCATCCGTCGCTCCGCTGAAGCGGTGACCGGGCTGATCCCGCAGTTTTTTGCCACGGCACAGCAGTCGATGCTGCTGGATGACGGCTGGCGTTTTTGCGAACTCGGGCAGTACGTGGAACGCTCGGTGGCTTCCGCCAACGCAAGCACCAGCATCGTCCGCTCCCTGGCCGAACGGTCGGAGCGCTCGGGCGGCCTGCCCCCCGTGGAGATCGAGTTGTCGGCGTTTCTCCGCCTGATCGGGTGTCGTGACGCCTACCGGCGCATTTACCAGTTGCGCTCCGAACCGGCTCCCGTGCAGGAACTAATCTGGCAGAACCGCGAGATGCCCAAGTCAGTAATCTTCTGCCTGGAACGTTGCGCCAGCCTGGTGGAAGCCTCTTTGCCGCGAGCCTCCCGCGCGGCGCAGGTCACCCTCGAGTTCATTGAGAACCTGGTCCAGCGCATCCGCGGGATCGATTGGTATCGCTATTTTCCCCAGGGTTCGGAGGCCGAGATCCGGGTCGCCCGACGCGCGGAACTGGCTGAGCTCCGGGAGTTAGTTTACGACCTGCTGAGCTCGGTGCGGGAGCTGCACGTGATCATCTCCGATAACTTCCTGAGCCACCAAAGCACGGTCGCCAACCAGGAAACCATCGTCAGTTAG